DNA sequence from the Pseudopipra pipra isolate bDixPip1 unplaced genomic scaffold, bDixPip1.hap1 HAP1_SCAFFOLD_680, whole genome shotgun sequence genome:
AATTTTTTCGTGATAGTACACACGATATATTCGTAAACAGGTATGTTTTTAGTATGTCTCTCCAGGTGCATTGAAAAATATATAACTTATCCTTTGCTTGAAGAAATGAACTTATCTGCAGATAATTCTGCATGAGCTGGGAAAAGAGGGGTGTTGCTCTGCCCAGGGTTCTTGTCAGTGTTGCTGTCTGGCCTAAACACCAGTAAGAATGCACATGACTGATCCTGAGTTAATAACTGGGCAATTCTCTTGAGATAAAAAGTGTGCTACCCCCTTGGTTTGGAACAGAGACCATAAGAAACTCAGAGACTGAggcctctgctctgcacagcccagatcCTCGTGCACTCCCTGACTCCTGCACACTGTGTTTGTTGTCCTGGCAGGATGCCTGACCTGGATCAGTGGGGGCAGAGCGAGGTGCTCACCTTCCTGCTGCGCTACAAACCCCGCAGCGAGGAGGAACTCTTCGACATCCTCAACCTGCTGGATGGTTACCTCaaaagcagcagccccagcgTGGTGATGGCAGCCACCAAGCTCTTCCTGGTGCTGGCCAGGGAGTACCCAGACGTGCAGGCAGATGTTCTGGTGCGGGTGAAGGGCCCGCTGCTGTCTGCCTGCACCTCGGAGAGCAGGGAGCTCTGCTTCACCGCGCTGTGCCACGTGCGCCAGATCCTGGGGAGCCTGCCCGGCCACTTCAGCAGCCACTACAAAAAGTTCTTCTGTTCGTACTCAGAGCCCCACTACATCAAATGCCAGAAGATGGAGGTGCTGTGTGAGCTGGTGAACGATGAGAACGTGCAGcaggtgctggaggagctgaaGGGTTACTGCACTGACGTGTCGGTGGAGCTCGCCCAAGGGGCGATCTTCGCCATAGGTGAGAGCTGTGCCTCGCCTGGACCTTCCAGGTGGGCTGTTCTCTGCTGAACTGTGTCTGGGCAAACACCAGATCACTgatctgtgctgcagcagtACAGAGACCAACCTCCCCAGCAGTGTCTTGTGTCACTGTGTTTCTAAACCGTGACTGGGCTGGTTCTTGGCATTCAGAAAGTCCTTGAATCCCATTCTCTGATGAGATGCTTTAAAGAAATTGCATCATTTCATCTTGTTAATCAGCCTTATAGCATTCAGTGAAGCTTTGTAGTGGGTGGAGGAGCTTCAATACCTGCTTATTCTGTGAGTTGTGATGGGGGCAGAGTtaaggggatttggggtgctttggttttatttttgtaagctTTAAAATAGGTGAGTTTTTACAGTATTCATAAGGGTGAAGCTGGGGATGCTAAAGTGCTTTTCTTAGTGTATTACATTTAAGGAAAGTTCAGAAATCTTCTGAGGCATGGCCTCAAAAAAAGGAACATGTCCCTTGTGTGGAGAACAAGCTCATTCGACCGCACTTTCGTAAGTGGTagtcagaaaggaaaagagagagactgtttctttaaaatggGTTTGTGATGAATAGTTGGGCTCATGGTTCCTATTTCACTCTGATAAAAAGTTGACTTTTATGTCTTTTTGGCATCCTTGCAGGCAATATTGCCAGGACTTACACAGAGCAGTGTGTGGGGATTCTGACAGAGCTCCTGGGCCTTCAGCAGGAGCACATCACTTCAGGTAACCATCTGCAGGCTGCTTACCTGGCTTGTGCCTTCAGGAAGTGGCCTTGCTGGGGCTTGTGATCCCCAAATCAAGGCTTTTGAAGGCATTTGGCTTTTCATTTATTGGCACCTTCATGTGGAAGTTTTCCTGGTGGGTTTAGGGGTACTAAGTGTGTTCCTTCCATAGGAACTGCTCTttgtggggaaggaggagatggTTGTAGCTGTGTTCTCGGTCCTTTCTGCCTGCCACCTGCTGAATTAGGGAGTGAGTGACTCAGCAGAGACATTTTAGTGTCTATTTGAGGGCCAAGATGATTAATAGATCTTTTAAATCTCTGTGATTTCTGTTCCTCATATAATAGTCTGATTCAATTGTACCcaggcttctttttttcttctgctgcccTCAGATCTACCTTCAcatcactgctgctcctgctgttctCTTTTAACTGCTCTGCTCTCAGTTTAAAAACCACGCACTTGCCCTCAGCTGTTGAATTCGatctcaggagctgctggtgtttcTGAGTGGGCAGCAGAACCTTTAAAATTTACGACCTAAAGTTCACGAGACTCGTTTTGAGTTAGGGTTAGTTTTAATTTGTCATTCCAACCTCGTGTGTCTGAAGCATCGTGAGTCAGTGCCCTTTTAAAGGCTGGCAGTGTCCAGAAGAGGGATTGCTTTCCAGCAGCCAGAGGAACAATCTGAAGCCTCAGTGCTTTATTTTAGACTCGATGCAGCTTTGCTCTGACAAACGCAGTGTCATGGGACTTGGAAGGAGGGTGTCTCAAATCATAGTCACAAGCAGGGCACTGACCTTCCTGGCTAAGATTTGCAGAATCTCTTGAACGGGTGGGAGGGttggattgattttttttttcctctggtggtttttgtgactcttggggatgctGATAACTTGCTTTCCTTGCAGCGGTGGTCCGGGCTTTCCGGGACCTGGCTTGGCTGTGTCCCCAGTGCACGGATGCCGTGTGCCAGGCACTGCCT
Encoded proteins:
- the LOC135408844 gene encoding AP-4 complex subunit beta-1-like isoform X1, whose translation is MPDLDQWGQSEVLTFLLRYKPRSEEELFDILNLLDGYLKSSSPSVVMAATKLFLVLAREYPDVQADVLVRVKGPLLSACTSESRELCFTALCHVRQILGSLPGHFSSHYKKFFCSYSEPHYIKCQKMEVLCELVNDENVQQVLEELKGYCTDVSVELAQGAIFAIGNIARTYTEQCVGILTELLGLQQEHITSAVVRAFRDLAWLCPQCTDAVCQALPGCEDTIQDSEGKQALIWLLGTHGEKVPNAPYVLEDFVESVKSETFPAVKMELLTALVRLFLSRPAECQDMLGRLLYYCIGGFPAFCSTEAVGQGF
- the LOC135408844 gene encoding AP-4 complex subunit beta-1-like isoform X2, with the translated sequence MPDLDQWGQSEVLTFLLRYKPRSEEELFDILNLLDGYLKSSSPSVVMAATKLFLVLAREYPDVQADVLVRVKGPLLSACTSESRELCFTALCHVRQILGSLPGHFSSHYKKFFCSYSEPHYIKCQKMEVLCELVNDENVQQVLEELKGYCTDVSVELAQGAIFAIGNIARTYTEQCVGILTELLGLQQEHITSAVVRAFRDLAWLCPQCTDAVCQALPGCEDTIQDSEHRLSGTQHPFAVVFCGSFRASKH